The following coding sequences are from one Ornithodoros turicata isolate Travis chromosome 1, ASM3712646v1, whole genome shotgun sequence window:
- the LOC135380306 gene encoding uncharacterized protein LOC135380306, translated as MASPPNQPERETGTSCKILQELLLAEELGDRRPSQLLQRMQNLLGDRAQTFDPQLMKQLFLQRVPANVQMILATASALPLQELAVRADRIMEVAAPSLCAFSPPTLPTILPISRPHESTSNSDTLSRLQADVADVTEMVAALRTSRQFRPRFRRPRRQSRSPSYARGRNRSPSTGPAPDDSGPCWYHYRFGARARRCESRCSWTGNIPGDR; from the coding sequence ATGGCTTCGCCGCCTAACCAGCCGGAACGAGAGACCGGAACCAGCTGCAAGATACTGCAGGAATTGCTTTTGGCGGAAGAACTCGGGGACCGGCGCCCAAGCCAACTACTGCAACGCATGCAGAATCTCCTGGGCGACCGCGCGCAGACGTTCGATCCCCAGCTAATGAAACAGCTGTTCTTGCAACGTGTCCCTGCAAACGTACAAATGATCCTGGCAACAGCTTCGGCCCTGCCGCTTCAGGAGCTCGCAGTGCGTGCCGACCGCATCATGGAGGTCGCTGCTCCATCGCTGTGCGCCTTCTCGCCGCCGACCCTGCCTACGATACTCCCAATCAGCCGTCCTCACGAGTCTACCTCTAATTCTGATACCCTGTCTCGGTTGCAAGCAGACGTCGCTGACGTCACCGAAATGGTAGCTGCTCTACGTACTTCTCGGCAGTTTCGCCCCCGGTTCCGGCGTCCTCGCCGTCAGTCCCGATCTCCTTCCTATGCACGGGGTCGCAACCGGTCACCATCCACCGGCCCTGCGCCTGATGACTCCGGACCTTGTTGGTACCATTACCGCTTCGGAGCGCGCGCCCGCCGATGCGAAAGCCGCTGTTCCTGGACGGGAAATATTCCCGGAGACCGCTAG